From Methanothrix sp., the proteins below share one genomic window:
- a CDS encoding NosD domain-containing protein, translating into MIRLWVISALVILLLIATGTSRNYIVDDDGFADSESIAGAVRAASDGDIIYIKPGVYSEEVLVDKTLTIKPLLGERGECVLRADGKSVGIKVAASGCTVEGLTITGYSEAGILLTSSGNSVKGNTLRENRAGVIIEGGESNRIENNRVEESTGGIVLYRGARSNSVAGNEISRCNYSIIAKEAYHSIIERNTITTAGEGLHLINATETQATMNSISDALSGIVIEGSSRITLSRSVVNNTGTAIALGSTSRCTAIDNVISSSNDGIVLVGASSCLLERNSIENVTTGLMVVDSFNNTIRDNEIRDAELGLFVDGSTREAYSNSISDTNLIDGMPVVYVFNQSGVRIADHEAAHMTVAYCDRCDISRNRIAHDALFLYGITNSTVEGNMLRGSYGGIRLIDSTNNTLKNNTATGTKYTGMFLRGTAYNLVQNNSLNENGNNGLALILSYRNSLAWNLIMNNTEYGIRSNYSEENEISGNTISGNRKAGIWFDNSNRSSIYGNNITNNVMGILMTNSYENRIYHNNLIDNEEQASDDFGNFWDMGPEEGGNYWSDHRCTGRPCTGFAKLISSNAIDRHPFGEVSGWTLPREVPGNITATNVSSTNVSIGSPPYPRSLAYAVSNRTGTSYRSGLALLEAAQRLRGEHTTESTSAP; encoded by the coding sequence ATGATCAGGCTTTGGGTCATCTCTGCATTGGTTATTCTCCTGCTGATAGCCACAGGCACATCCAGAAACTACATAGTCGATGACGATGGGTTCGCGGATTCAGAGAGCATAGCAGGCGCTGTCAGGGCCGCCTCTGATGGTGATATAATATACATAAAGCCCGGTGTGTACAGCGAGGAGGTTCTTGTGGACAAAACACTGACAATAAAGCCGCTTCTCGGAGAGAGGGGAGAGTGTGTGCTGAGGGCTGATGGCAAATCGGTGGGAATCAAGGTCGCTGCCAGTGGATGCACAGTGGAGGGCCTCACCATCACCGGATACTCTGAGGCTGGAATCCTGCTCACCTCGAGCGGGAACAGCGTGAAGGGCAACACCCTCCGCGAGAACCGAGCTGGTGTCATAATCGAGGGCGGTGAGTCCAACCGGATAGAGAACAACCGGGTTGAGGAATCAACCGGAGGAATAGTCCTTTACAGGGGAGCGAGAAGCAACAGTGTGGCTGGTAATGAGATCAGCCGGTGCAACTACTCGATAATCGCAAAGGAGGCGTACCACAGCATCATCGAGAGGAACACCATCACCACTGCAGGGGAGGGTCTGCATCTGATTAACGCAACTGAGACGCAGGCAACCATGAACAGCATCTCCGATGCACTCAGCGGCATTGTGATCGAGGGATCGAGCAGGATCACGCTCTCCAGATCTGTTGTGAATAATACCGGAACGGCGATCGCTCTCGGCTCGACGAGCCGCTGCACTGCCATCGATAACGTGATCTCCTCATCGAACGATGGCATCGTCCTGGTCGGAGCGAGTTCCTGTCTCCTGGAGAGGAATTCGATCGAGAACGTGACAACCGGTCTGATGGTGGTCGATTCATTCAACAACACCATCAGGGATAACGAGATCAGAGATGCAGAGCTTGGGCTCTTCGTCGACGGCAGCACAAGGGAGGCATATTCCAACAGCATATCAGATACAAACCTCATAGATGGCATGCCTGTGGTGTACGTATTCAACCAGAGTGGTGTCAGGATAGCGGATCACGAAGCGGCACACATGACAGTGGCATACTGTGACAGGTGCGATATCTCCAGAAACAGGATAGCACATGATGCGCTCTTCCTCTACGGGATCACAAACAGCACTGTTGAGGGGAACATGCTCAGGGGCTCATATGGCGGGATCCGTCTCATCGATTCGACAAACAACACGCTGAAGAACAACACAGCAACGGGTACAAAATATACCGGCATGTTCCTGCGCGGCACGGCGTACAATCTGGTTCAGAACAACAGTTTGAATGAGAATGGGAACAACGGGCTGGCTCTGATCCTCTCCTACAGAAACTCGCTGGCATGGAACCTCATAATGAACAATACCGAGTACGGGATAAGGTCGAACTACTCTGAGGAGAACGAGATCTCCGGCAACACAATCTCGGGGAACAGGAAGGCAGGCATATGGTTCGACAACAGCAACAGGAGCAGCATCTATGGGAACAATATCACCAATAACGTGATGGGCATACTCATGACGAATTCATATGAGAACAGAATATACCACAACAACCTCATCGACAACGAGGAGCAGGCATCTGATGATTTCGGTAACTTCTGGGACATGGGGCCTGAGGAGGGAGGAAACTACTGGAGCGATCACAGATGCACAGGCCGGCCGTGCACAGGGTTCGCGAAGCTCATAAGCTCAAATGCGATCGACCGGCATCCCTTTGGAGAGGTCAGCGGGTGGACGCTGCCCAGAGAGGTGCCAGGCAACATAACCGCAACAAACGTATCTTCGACCAATGTGAGCATCGGGAGCCCACCATATCCAAGGAGTCTCGCATATGCGGTGAGCAACCGAACCGGCACATCTTACAGGAGCGGGCTTGCACTCCTGGAGGCTGCTCAGAGGCTGCGAGGAGAGCACACAACAGAGAGCACCAGCGCACCCTGA
- a CDS encoding 3-isopropylmalate dehydratase large subunit, with the protein MPTISEKILSRASGTEAEAGDIVDAAIDYAMSHDGTSVLAIKAFREMGSEKVWDKSRIVIPFDHIVPANNETAATLQAEVRGWARAQGIENFYDCGHGICHQVLCEMGFALPGALVVGADSHSCTYGALGAFGTGVGATDMAEIYSRGRLWFRVPETICMRLVGTPGDMVSAKDLALFVVKEMGADGASYMAVEFVGEAVERLSISGRMTLCNMGVEMGAKAAIVPPDMSVDAYLMGRARSPYKHVHSDPGSYLREIEYDVSDLPPMVAAPYRVDNVHPVTDLAGTEVDQVFIGTCTNGRLEDLEVAARIMKGRSVKVRTLVIPASREVYLAALRSGVMETLVESGAMIGPPGCGPCLGAHMGVLGDGEVCLSTSNRNFPGRMGRNGRVYLASPATAAATAITGKIADPRDI; encoded by the coding sequence CTGCCGACAATAAGCGAGAAGATCCTCAGCAGGGCATCGGGAACAGAGGCAGAGGCAGGAGATATAGTCGATGCCGCGATAGACTACGCGATGTCGCATGACGGCACAAGTGTTCTTGCAATAAAGGCATTCAGGGAGATGGGGTCTGAGAAGGTCTGGGATAAAAGCAGGATAGTGATACCATTCGATCACATTGTGCCCGCGAACAATGAGACAGCTGCGACACTGCAGGCCGAGGTGAGGGGCTGGGCGAGAGCTCAGGGGATCGAGAACTTCTACGACTGCGGCCATGGCATATGCCATCAGGTGCTCTGCGAGATGGGCTTCGCTCTTCCCGGGGCGCTTGTCGTGGGCGCCGACTCTCATTCGTGCACCTACGGCGCCCTGGGTGCCTTCGGAACGGGTGTGGGCGCGACGGACATGGCCGAGATCTACTCCAGGGGAAGACTCTGGTTCAGGGTGCCTGAGACGATATGCATGCGCCTTGTGGGCACACCGGGAGATATGGTATCTGCAAAAGACCTCGCGCTCTTCGTGGTTAAGGAGATGGGTGCGGACGGCGCCAGCTACATGGCCGTGGAGTTCGTCGGCGAAGCTGTGGAGAGGCTGAGCATATCAGGCAGGATGACTCTGTGCAACATGGGTGTCGAGATGGGGGCAAAGGCCGCGATCGTTCCCCCGGATATGAGCGTTGACGCATACCTGATGGGAAGAGCCAGGAGTCCATACAAACACGTTCACTCAGACCCAGGATCATACCTCAGGGAGATCGAGTACGATGTGAGCGATCTTCCCCCAATGGTCGCAGCCCCATACCGCGTTGACAACGTTCATCCGGTCACAGATCTCGCCGGAACCGAGGTGGACCAGGTCTTCATAGGCACATGCACAAACGGCAGGCTGGAGGATCTGGAGGTCGCAGCACGGATCATGAAGGGCAGGAGCGTGAAGGTCAGGACTCTTGTCATCCCTGCCTCAAGAGAGGTGTACCTCGCTGCTCTGAGATCTGGGGTAATGGAGACTCTGGTCGAGTCAGGCGCGATGATCGGGCCTCCAGGTTGCGGTCCATGCCTTGGGGCGCACATGGGAGTTCTGGGAGATGGAGAGGTCTGTTTATCCACATCAAACAGAAACTTCCCGGGACGGATGGGCAGAAACGGAAGGGTCTACCTCGCGTCGCCTGCAACCGCTGCAGCCACAGCGATCACGGGGAAGATCGCAGATCCAAGGGACATATGA
- a CDS encoding FAD synthase, which produces MTRVMATGTFDILHPGHLLYLERSRALGDELVVVVARDINVRHKPKPVIPEDQRLRMVSALKMVDMAVLGSMTDIFEPVRELRPDVITLGYDQYMDESWLQGELRRRGLQARVVRISEREPCELCSSRQIVEKIIKERC; this is translated from the coding sequence ATGACAAGAGTGATGGCGACCGGCACTTTCGATATACTGCATCCAGGGCATCTTCTCTACCTCGAGCGCTCAAGAGCTCTGGGGGATGAGCTTGTGGTGGTTGTTGCAAGGGATATCAATGTGAGGCACAAACCAAAACCTGTGATTCCTGAGGATCAGAGGCTCCGGATGGTATCAGCCCTGAAGATGGTTGATATGGCTGTTCTGGGAAGCATGACGGACATCTTCGAGCCAGTCAGGGAGCTGAGACCGGATGTAATCACCCTGGGCTATGACCAGTACATGGACGAGAGCTGGCTTCAGGGAGAGCTCAGAAGGAGGGGTTTACAGGCGAGGGTCGTGAGGATATCTGAGAGGGAACCATGCGAGCTCTGCAGCTCGAGGCAGATCGTGGAGAAGATCATCAAGGAAAGATGCTGA
- the larE gene encoding ATP-dependent sacrificial sulfur transferase LarE: MYGVAEKLDLLRKIIASRESMLVSFSGGVDSSLLAAISREVLGERAVAVILDSPLMPRRDIKHAMSVAQRLGMECIAVEHDILHLESVVENSHERCYHCKKSSARVLRSIASSLGIGCVADGVNTTDYSDYRPGIKACDEEGICHPFVDAGISKSDIREIARSLGLDFWNMPSSACLASRIPYGMRINLNTLKRVEQSEDLLKDMGLSQVRVRAHGDLARIEVLQSEIHQVLMQRESIVNELRRLGFVYITLDLEGYRSGSMNAGVRMKRRSDKTDQHTLMDRH; the protein is encoded by the coding sequence ATGTACGGAGTGGCTGAGAAGCTCGATCTGCTCAGGAAGATAATCGCATCCAGAGAGAGCATGCTAGTATCTTTCTCTGGAGGTGTCGACAGCAGCCTTCTCGCTGCGATCTCCAGAGAGGTTCTCGGAGAGAGGGCGGTGGCTGTTATCCTTGACTCCCCGCTGATGCCTAGAAGGGATATCAAGCATGCGATGTCTGTTGCTCAACGTCTTGGGATGGAGTGCATCGCTGTCGAGCATGATATCCTCCATCTCGAGAGCGTGGTTGAGAACAGCCACGAGAGATGTTACCACTGCAAGAAATCCTCTGCGAGAGTCCTCAGGAGCATCGCGAGCTCTCTCGGCATCGGCTGCGTGGCAGATGGCGTCAACACGACAGACTATAGCGATTACCGCCCGGGGATAAAGGCATGTGATGAAGAGGGTATATGCCATCCGTTTGTCGATGCCGGCATATCGAAATCTGATATCAGGGAGATTGCAAGATCACTAGGACTGGATTTCTGGAACATGCCATCATCTGCATGCCTCGCATCCAGGATCCCATACGGCATGCGCATAAATCTGAATACGCTTAAAAGAGTGGAGCAGTCAGAGGATCTGTTGAAGGATATGGGGCTATCACAGGTTCGCGTGAGAGCACACGGCGACCTCGCCAGGATCGAGGTCCTGCAATCCGAGATACACCAGGTTCTGATGCAGAGGGAGAGCATCGTGAATGAGCTCAGAAGGCTTGGATTTGTATACATCACGCTCGATCTGGAGGGATACAGGAGCGGAAGCATGAATGCAGGCGTGCGGATGAAAAGGCGCTCGGATAAAACAGATCAACATACATTGATGGATCGCCACTGA
- a CDS encoding pseudouridine synthase, with protein MIHLARMLADIQFGRGAGAALFPDGTTFQLSSTQRLRYLLSGDERIATVRARDSHLTLSMLGAERLHMAFPHPRLRVVASQEAVPFVSAGKNLFARHVLYADPEIRAGDEVLVVDENDRLIATGRAVLAPEEMLQIKRGVAVSVRYGVEEHVRSG; from the coding sequence ATGATTCATCTTGCCAGGATGCTTGCAGACATTCAGTTCGGGAGGGGAGCGGGAGCCGCTCTTTTTCCAGACGGCACGACCTTCCAGCTTTCCAGCACGCAGAGGCTGAGATATCTTCTCTCAGGGGATGAGAGGATAGCGACCGTGCGCGCCCGGGACTCACATCTGACGCTCAGCATGCTCGGCGCTGAGAGGCTGCACATGGCGTTTCCGCATCCAAGATTGAGGGTTGTCGCATCCCAGGAGGCTGTGCCGTTCGTCTCTGCCGGAAAGAACCTCTTCGCCAGGCATGTGCTGTACGCAGATCCTGAGATTAGGGCGGGCGATGAGGTGCTGGTCGTTGATGAGAACGACAGGTTGATCGCAACCGGGAGGGCAGTTCTGGCGCCTGAGGAGATGCTTCAGATAAAAAGGGGTGTGGCCGTCTCAGTGAGATACGGAGTAGAGGAGCATGTACGGAGTGGCTGA
- a CDS encoding biotin--[acetyl-CoA-carboxylase] ligase: protein MKERRRAEEISCSIIRRLRAASGEWVSGREIGDALGMSRAAVWKHIMHLRSMGYRIEASTRLGYRLLGPEPLHLQIPEGICSRLIMLESIGSTNEFARGIANESESWTVVIAEVQTAGRGRLGRGWLSPPGGIWMSIILKPRAPPSEAFRYTMAASVAVCRSLRDLYGLNARIKWPNDVLVNGRKICGILTEISAELDIINYVIIGIGINANMSASSLPEEWNATTVSAELDREISRGELITRVLEEMRALLESADVYREWVGLSDTINRRVRIQGFGDVSGVAESLDPDGALILRRDDGELVRVLAGDCIHLRSAEQSTGSRSEVSRYAQG, encoded by the coding sequence ATGAAGGAGAGGCGAAGAGCTGAGGAGATCTCCTGCAGCATCATCCGCAGGCTCAGGGCGGCTTCCGGAGAGTGGGTCTCGGGAAGGGAGATTGGGGATGCGCTTGGGATGAGCCGTGCAGCCGTATGGAAGCACATCATGCACCTTCGCTCGATGGGCTACAGGATAGAGGCCTCCACACGTCTCGGCTACAGGCTCCTCGGCCCTGAACCGCTGCATCTTCAGATCCCGGAGGGCATCTGCAGCAGGCTGATAATGCTGGAGAGCATCGGATCGACAAACGAGTTCGCCAGAGGGATCGCGAACGAATCCGAGAGCTGGACGGTGGTGATCGCCGAGGTCCAGACTGCAGGCCGGGGGCGGCTCGGAAGGGGGTGGCTCTCTCCTCCAGGGGGCATATGGATGAGCATCATACTGAAGCCGAGAGCCCCTCCATCGGAGGCGTTCAGGTACACGATGGCGGCATCTGTCGCTGTCTGCAGATCCCTCCGGGATCTCTACGGTCTGAATGCAAGAATAAAGTGGCCCAACGATGTGCTGGTGAATGGGAGAAAGATCTGCGGGATACTGACGGAGATATCGGCTGAGCTGGATATCATAAACTACGTGATCATCGGGATCGGAATAAACGCGAACATGAGCGCCTCCTCGCTGCCGGAGGAATGGAACGCGACCACAGTATCTGCGGAGCTTGACAGGGAGATCTCACGGGGCGAACTCATCACAAGAGTGCTTGAGGAGATGCGGGCGCTGCTGGAATCCGCGGATGTGTACAGGGAGTGGGTTGGGCTCTCTGATACGATCAACCGGCGGGTCCGGATCCAGGGGTTCGGCGATGTGTCCGGAGTTGCTGAGTCGCTGGATCCAGATGGTGCCCTGATCTTGAGGAGAGATGATGGCGAGCTTGTCAGGGTTCTGGCGGGAGACTGCATCCATCTCAGGTCTGCTGAGCAGAGCACAGGCTCAAGGTCAGAGGTCAGCAGGTATGCGCAGGGTTAA
- a CDS encoding acetyl-CoA carboxylase biotin carboxylase subunit, which translates to MFKKILVANRGEIAIRIMRACRELGVLSVAVYSDADKNALFAKYADEAVYIGPSPSSESYLNMDKIVKAALQTGAEAIHPGYGFLAENPEFARLCEENGIVFIGPSSSSIDAMGSKITARQMMKNAGVPIVPGTERGISDPEEIADVAERIGYPVIIKPAAGGGGIGMKIVDRPEDLATAVASAQSIATSAFGDGTVYLEKYLTEPRHIEFQIMADSRGRTVYVSERECSIQRRHQKLIEEAPSPIMTPELRKRMGEIAVRAAKAIRYRSAGTVEFMYSHGNFYFLEMNTRLQVEHPITEMITGIDLAKEQISVAAGEDLSFSQNEIEIRGWAIECRINAEDPMNDFAPSPGRLKRYRSPGGPGIRVDSGVYTGYVIPPYYDSLISKLVAHGRDRNEAIARMERALYEYIIVGVATNIPFHKAVLRNERFRRGDINTHFIREENILDDVKRIVTEEKEKRESLASALGADTRKIAAVSAAVGAYLSIYRSGEDEGEAKS; encoded by the coding sequence ATGTTCAAGAAGATCCTGGTCGCAAACCGTGGGGAGATTGCAATCCGTATAATGAGGGCCTGCAGGGAGCTCGGCGTCCTGAGCGTTGCAGTGTATTCGGATGCGGACAAGAACGCGCTCTTCGCAAAGTACGCGGATGAGGCGGTCTACATCGGGCCATCTCCATCATCGGAGAGCTATCTCAACATGGATAAGATCGTAAAGGCAGCGCTCCAGACCGGAGCTGAGGCGATACATCCCGGGTACGGTTTTCTGGCGGAGAATCCGGAATTCGCAAGGCTGTGTGAGGAGAACGGAATCGTGTTCATAGGGCCCTCCAGCAGCTCAATCGATGCGATGGGCTCGAAGATAACCGCCAGGCAGATGATGAAAAACGCAGGGGTGCCGATAGTGCCGGGCACAGAGCGTGGCATATCCGACCCGGAGGAGATAGCTGATGTCGCGGAGCGAATCGGCTATCCTGTCATAATAAAGCCAGCAGCTGGAGGCGGTGGGATAGGCATGAAGATCGTCGACAGGCCTGAGGACCTCGCCACTGCTGTGGCATCGGCACAGTCGATAGCGACCTCAGCGTTCGGCGATGGAACCGTATATTTGGAGAAGTATCTGACCGAGCCGAGGCATATAGAGTTCCAGATAATGGCGGACAGCAGGGGGAGAACGGTCTACGTCTCGGAGAGGGAGTGCTCGATCCAGAGGCGCCACCAGAAGCTGATCGAGGAGGCCCCATCCCCGATAATGACCCCGGAGCTCAGGAAGAGAATGGGGGAGATAGCGGTGAGGGCTGCGAAGGCCATACGATACAGGAGCGCGGGGACGGTGGAGTTCATGTACTCTCATGGGAACTTCTACTTCCTGGAGATGAACACCAGGCTCCAGGTGGAGCACCCCATAACAGAGATGATAACAGGGATAGATCTCGCAAAGGAGCAGATCTCGGTGGCAGCAGGCGAGGATCTGAGCTTTAGCCAGAACGAGATAGAGATACGGGGATGGGCGATAGAGTGCAGGATAAATGCAGAGGATCCCATGAACGATTTCGCTCCATCACCCGGCAGGCTCAAGAGGTACAGGAGCCCCGGCGGGCCAGGAATCAGGGTCGACAGCGGCGTCTACACAGGCTATGTAATCCCGCCATACTATGACTCGCTGATCTCAAAGCTTGTGGCGCATGGGAGGGACAGAAACGAGGCGATAGCCAGGATGGAGAGGGCGCTCTACGAGTACATAATAGTGGGAGTCGCAACGAACATACCGTTCCACAAGGCTGTTCTGAGAAACGAGAGGTTCAGGAGAGGAGATATCAACACGCACTTCATCAGGGAGGAGAACATCCTGGATGATGTGAAGAGGATAGTGACCGAGGAGAAGGAGAAGCGCGAGAGCTTGGCCTCTGCGCTCGGTGCAGACACGAGAAAGATCGCCGCTGTCTCGGCTGCTGTGGGCGCGTACCTCTCTATATACAGATCTGGTGAGGATGAAGGAGAGGCGAAGAGCTGA
- a CDS encoding phosphopantetheine adenylyltransferase — MARVAVGGTFDPIHDGHLALLKKAFEVAGEDGTVVIALTSDEMARSQRKRPVRDFDTRLKNLRRVLREKLGVESFEVEKISDIFGSAIEKDYDYIVVSPETAPTAYRINEIRRENGLRPLKIVQIEYKMAEDNIRISSTRIAEGKIDTHGRVLV, encoded by the coding sequence ATGGCCAGAGTCGCTGTAGGTGGAACATTCGATCCGATTCACGATGGCCATCTCGCTCTCCTTAAAAAAGCGTTCGAGGTCGCCGGAGAGGATGGGACGGTGGTGATAGCCCTCACATCAGATGAGATGGCGAGGAGCCAGAGGAAGAGGCCTGTCAGGGATTTCGATACCAGGCTCAAAAATCTCAGGAGGGTTCTGAGGGAGAAGCTCGGCGTGGAGAGCTTTGAGGTGGAGAAGATCAGCGACATCTTCGGATCAGCCATAGAGAAGGATTACGATTACATCGTCGTCTCCCCGGAGACCGCGCCTACCGCATACAGGATAAACGAGATAAGGCGGGAGAACGGTCTGAGGCCTTTGAAGATAGTGCAGATCGAGTACAAGATGGCCGAGGACAACATAAGGATCAGCTCCACCCGCATCGCAGAGGGGAAGATCGACACACACGGCAGGGTGCTGGTCTAG
- a CDS encoding PHP domain-containing protein: MRFDLHIHSRYSDGRASVEEILRVARRKGLDGIAVTDHNTLDGSRAALQISRSSYRELIVVRGVELDTSEGHLIVLGVDEMPEPGITPEETIEEAHDLGGIAVLPHPYHLFRHSIGRIPPVDAVEVCNSKYILGLSNLRAKLEARRQCIPMVAGSDAHLAETVGLGITILNAASEDDVLEEIRKSRTEIDCCRTPFGIVAKRLARKIYRRVRH; encoded by the coding sequence ATGAGGTTTGATCTCCACATCCACTCCAGATACTCCGATGGCAGGGCGAGCGTAGAGGAGATCCTGAGGGTCGCGAGGAGAAAGGGGCTCGATGGGATCGCGGTGACCGATCACAACACGCTCGATGGCTCGAGGGCTGCTCTGCAGATCAGCAGATCGAGCTACAGGGAGCTGATTGTCGTGAGAGGTGTTGAACTTGATACCTCTGAGGGCCATCTGATAGTGCTCGGTGTTGATGAGATGCCTGAGCCTGGCATCACACCAGAGGAGACAATCGAGGAGGCGCACGATCTCGGGGGGATTGCGGTCCTGCCGCATCCCTACCATCTATTCAGGCACTCCATAGGAAGGATACCGCCTGTGGATGCGGTGGAGGTCTGCAACTCAAAGTACATCCTGGGGTTATCGAATCTGAGAGCAAAGCTGGAGGCCAGAAGGCAGTGCATACCGATGGTGGCGGGCAGTGACGCCCATCTCGCAGAGACGGTCGGCCTGGGCATCACAATCCTGAACGCAGCGAGCGAGGATGATGTGCTGGAGGAGATAAGGAAGAGCAGAACAGAGATAGATTGCTGCAGAACTCCATTCGGGATTGTGGCAAAGAGGCTTGCAAGGAAGATCTACAGGAGGGTCAGGCATTAG
- a CDS encoding Mov34/MPN/PAD-1 family protein, with the protein MRRVKGIAGEALEFILEASRSTMPREFAGLLQARDGVISEILILPGTDSSEWMAWVPMYMLPSMPVVGSCHSHPVPNPLPSQEDLEFFSHTGSYHIIAFPPFDERSWRCYDSSGRRRDLMVIRE; encoded by the coding sequence ATGCGCAGGGTTAAGGGAATAGCAGGGGAAGCTCTGGAGTTCATACTGGAGGCGAGCAGATCCACGATGCCGCGGGAGTTCGCAGGGCTGCTCCAGGCCAGGGATGGGGTGATATCCGAGATACTGATCCTCCCAGGGACAGATTCCTCCGAATGGATGGCCTGGGTCCCGATGTACATGCTTCCTAGCATGCCGGTTGTCGGATCGTGCCACAGTCATCCGGTGCCGAATCCTCTTCCATCACAGGAGGACCTGGAGTTCTTCTCTCACACCGGCAGCTACCACATAATCGCATTTCCACCATTTGATGAAAGGAGCTGGAGATGCTATGACTCCTCTGGAAGGAGGAGGGATCTGATGGTGATACGGGAGTGA
- the argH gene encoding argininosuccinate lyase, whose amino-acid sequence MDSTADEEKRDMLLRGSRLGDISSEVLDFISSRDADLWIAEADVLVDMAHLLMLYERGLIQREDCARILTALKELLAEGFDVLGEGEDIHEAIEAYVIERVGPAGGRMHTARSRNDEVATCIRIALREQMLGLMDELLQMIDVLVQLADETRERIIPGYTHLQHAQPTTLAHHLLAHADALIRDLERFEDAYERVNLSPLGAAAFASTGFEIDRHMTCELLGFSGIVENSMDAVSGRDFALEVLADTSILMINLSRIAEEIILWSTAEFGYVEVDDLFASTSSIMPQKKNPDTAELVRAKSGTVIGSMVGALSICKALPMSYNRDLQELTPHIWRGIGAARSSLRVMKGCMSTLRFDFERLERSSTDGFTTATELADSIVRITGIPFRTAHQIVGRIARLPGKPSLEDLDRIAMEVANVRLSMMGFTAGDLERALDARTNVAMRARPGGPAPAEVSRMLDARKKYLKSASFRLRERRARVESAISHLMELVDRTACSS is encoded by the coding sequence GTGGATTCAACAGCAGATGAGGAAAAGCGGGACATGCTGCTCAGAGGGTCGAGGCTGGGAGATATCTCCAGCGAGGTGCTGGATTTCATCTCCTCCAGGGATGCGGATTTGTGGATAGCAGAGGCTGACGTTCTTGTGGACATGGCGCACCTCCTGATGCTTTACGAGAGGGGGCTGATACAGCGGGAGGACTGCGCCAGGATACTCACGGCGCTGAAGGAGCTGCTAGCAGAGGGTTTTGATGTGCTCGGCGAGGGTGAGGATATCCACGAGGCGATCGAGGCTTACGTCATAGAGCGCGTGGGGCCAGCTGGCGGCAGGATGCACACAGCGCGATCCAGGAACGATGAGGTGGCCACATGCATCCGGATCGCTCTCAGGGAGCAGATGCTCGGGCTGATGGACGAACTTCTGCAGATGATAGATGTTCTTGTACAACTCGCGGATGAGACCCGGGAGCGCATCATTCCTGGGTACACGCACCTTCAGCACGCGCAGCCCACGACCCTCGCGCATCACCTTCTCGCGCATGCAGACGCTCTGATAAGAGATCTTGAGAGGTTCGAGGACGCCTACGAGAGGGTCAACCTGAGCCCGCTGGGCGCGGCTGCATTCGCATCCACCGGATTCGAGATAGACAGACACATGACATGCGAGCTTCTCGGCTTCTCCGGGATTGTGGAGAACAGCATGGATGCTGTGTCAGGCAGAGACTTCGCTCTTGAGGTTCTCGCAGACACATCGATACTGATGATCAACCTTAGCAGGATCGCAGAGGAGATCATACTCTGGTCGACCGCTGAGTTCGGATACGTGGAGGTGGACGATCTCTTCGCCTCGACGAGCTCCATAATGCCGCAGAAGAAGAACCCGGACACGGCTGAGCTCGTGAGGGCTAAGAGCGGGACCGTCATCGGATCCATGGTGGGAGCGCTGAGCATCTGCAAGGCGCTTCCGATGAGCTACAACAGGGATCTGCAGGAGCTCACGCCTCACATATGGCGCGGGATTGGAGCTGCGAGATCCTCACTGAGGGTCATGAAGGGATGCATGTCAACGCTAAGATTTGACTTTGAGAGGCTTGAGAGATCATCCACGGATGGATTCACAACCGCCACCGAGCTTGCAGATTCGATTGTCAGAATCACAGGAATTCCATTCAGAACAGCCCACCAGATTGTGGGGAGGATTGCACGTCTTCCAGGGAAGCCCAGCCTGGAGGACCTCGACAGAATAGCCATGGAGGTGGCAAACGTTAGGCTGAGCATGATGGGGTTCACTGCTGGAGATCTCGAGAGGGCTCTGGACGCGAGAACAAACGTCGCGATGCGCGCCAGGCCGGGCGGCCCTGCGCCGGCTGAGGTCTCAAGGATGCTGGATGCCAGGAAGAAGTACCTGAAATCGGCATCTTTCAGGCTCAGAGAGAGGCGCGCCAGGGTCGAGTCTGCGATAAGCCACCTGATGGAGCTCGTCGACCGCACAGCTTGCTCGAGCTGA